The following nucleotide sequence is from Siniperca chuatsi isolate FFG_IHB_CAS linkage group LG2, ASM2008510v1, whole genome shotgun sequence.
TTCCCTCAAGCTCCTTAAATCATTTGGTAATcagttttttaagaaaatgtattggtTTAAGTCAAgtattttctaattttaacAATGTTCAGCAGTGCTAGTCTAAGTGCaccacacatgtaaacaaaccattTTTATTCTACAGTTCCTCTACTAGCAGACTCATCCTTTAGTCTTAAGGTCCACGAGACATCAGTGTCAGGCAGAGTTCATGAAGGATTAAGGAGCGAAGATGGTCAGTCAGGTTGTATTGATGGCTGAAGCAGAATCGACCCTCCTGATCCTTCTTAGTCTCTGTAGACGGAGGTTATCTGTCGGTGGATGTGCGGTGGATGGTAGGAGTTATATGGCCCCTCTAAGTGGACGTCATAGACGGTCTGAGTCTGATACAGGCCCTGGTCCACAGGGGAGGGGGAGTGGTGGTGTGGGGGTAGGTAGTGGGGTGAAGGCTCCTGTTTGGGCACCAGGTTGCTGCTGATGCTCAGAGGTGGTGTAGGGGGGCCGTCATACGGAGGGGTCCCCACTCCGCCAGCGCTATACTCAATAGGTGAGTGATTCTCGTACACCCCTCCTTTCATCGCCCTCAGGTGAAGCAGGTGAGCAGAGTCAAAAGTGCCATACGGCGGACTTGGCAGGCCTGGAGAGGAGTAGCTCACCACGCCACCGAGAGGAGTAGGTGCTGCCCGAACTCTGTGTCTGTCCTCAGGCCTCATCGCACCTCCAGGAGAAGATCCAAGCTGCAAGCAGCCCGCCACCAGGTTGGTGGTGGGCTGTGAGAGGCCCTTACACAGCGTCTCCATGAAAGCCCTGCTCTCTGTGGAAAGGCCCCCCTCCAGGGCCTCGGACAGAGCGCAGATGTAGTTGCGGGCCAGCCGTAACGTTTCGATCTTGGAcagtttctgtgttttggaGTGACAGGGCATAATGCTGCGCAGGTTCTCCAGTGCATCATTTAGACCGTGCATACGTGAGCGCTCCCTGGCGTTAGCCTTTACACGCCTCGCACGGAATCGCTCCTGCCGGGCCTTGGTCATCCGCTTTTTCTTGGGCCCTCGTCGTTTGGACTCGTTTTCGTCCtcctgcccctcctcctcctcctcctcctcctcatcttcctccacaTCTTCACTCCCCATCTCCCTGTCCTGTTGGCTCACTCCACCTGCTCTATAGCGGTGTGATGAGACTAACGCATCTCCATCAGGTGAGCTCATGTCTCCGTCCATCCACTGCAGAGGGCTGACAACTTCCTCTCCCTCGCCTTGTCTCACATACGGCTTAATCATCATAGTACTctagaaacaagaaaaaatctTTGTCAAACACacgtgctgtggtgctgacagGTTTACAGTCCTAATACTGTAGTAACTgtctcacatttcagaaaaactaTGGACATGATGTGCATTCAGTGCTTTTATCAATAGAGAAAATCCTTTAAATTCCTATTCTGTCTTTACTGTCTTGTATATTCTGTGCATTTTGTTATTGCTGGGGACATTATGAATAATATCATATACCTCACTAGAGGTCAACTTGGTTTCACAGTGTTGGGGGACCTCCATAGCCCAGTCTTGGTGAGGGGCAAATTctttattgcattattatacacTAAATGAATCAGTATGCTTACAACCACTGCAGAATAAtggcagtggtgaaaagtaactatttACAATTCAAATACTCAAGTATTTGTACTTAACtttagtatttctattttatgctactccACTACTTATCAAAGgaaaatattgtgctttttactcccctactagttactttgcatatttatattttacatacaaaatgatGAGTTTATAAAAAATGATGTATGTGTTATAAAGTACTTTAAACTATGAACACCaactcaaccagctacaacaagATAATGATATTATAATGTAACACTCAGTAAAAAGGGggtattctgcataatgagtacttttacttttgatactttaggtTGTTTCTAAAacttgaatgcaggacttgttacatggtggtattgctacttttacttaaataaagcaTCTGAGTACTTCACACCGGATAGCATT
It contains:
- the LOC122867171 gene encoding neurogenic differentiation factor 4-like, with the translated sequence MGGGGGGRGGGALKVEVKTQSPRRVTQADTLWDSSAQGDCWTVDRESKTVIGGENKHHLSNFLSRSRDTPARSTMMIKPYVRQGEGEEVVSPLQWMDGDMSSPDGDALVSSHRYRAGGVSQQDREMGSEDVEEDEEEEEEEEGQEDENESKRRGPKKKRMTKARQERFRARRVKANARERSRMHGLNDALENLRSIMPCHSKTQKLSKIETLRLARNYICALSEALEGGLSTESRAFMETLCKGLSQPTTNLVAGCLQLGSSPGGAMRPEDRHRVRAAPTPLGGVVSYSSPGLPSPPYGTFDSAHLLHLRAMKGGVYENHSPIEYSAGGVGTPPYDGPPTPPLSISSNLVPKQEPSPHYLPPHHHSPSPVDQGLYQTQTVYDVHLEGPYNSYHPPHIHRQITSVYRD